The segment AGCCGTGACCAGAGGCCCGCGCTGCCCGCGTGCTCGTGGCCGGAGGGCTGtgtgggagggagagaagatGGCTTCTGGTGGCTTTGGATTCCAGGCCCCAGAATGCAGCGCTCTGATTACTTGGCCATTTCCGACGCCCTTCTATCCATATTTGATGTGCCTCGGGGTAACGGCTGCAGAAATCTGGCTGCCGCTGTGCATCCTGGGTAAATACGTCCCAGAACTGGACCCACAGGGCAGACAGAACACGACGTTTCTCCGGAATCTGGTCCATACGTTACGTGCGGACATAAAGCAACTGGCGACATGAAATATGGGACACGAGCAGCATGGGAACAATGAAGGCAAACAATCATGTAGAGAACAAAGAagacagagagacaaacagacagacagagacaaacggACAGATAGAGAGACGGCACTAAAAACCAGTGAAATAAACAATTACTTTGCAGAggaacaaatatgcaaatactgctgtgagAGAAATGTTATAGAATTTTCTGACCATATAAGGTACGTGAGTGGGCGTGCGAGTGTGCAATTTCGATTTGACAGATCTGTGTAAACATCACTGATCAGCTGTAGTTTATTAATGTTTACTAATCATTTATATCTCCAGGAGTCACGGCTAGTTACCTGCAAGTTGTAGAGGACTCACTAACTACCCACTTATTTCTGAtgcccagaagatgaactttaaacatgtttttatgaacaactTTTTTAAAGgtggaggagcctgtaggcatgattgacaggtctcatacccccccccccgtagTGCAGCGTCTGTCTCCTCcctttactgttttttttgctcctaATACAACTTGATGTGACAGAGGCATCGGCTAACGTCACTTAtgtgaccacacccaccacaAAACATTCCGTCTGATTAATTAGTCTCAATATGGTGATCATGTCACACCGTGATTGACGGCTGCCCGTAACCACTTCTGTTTTTGAATCTTTCTagaaccataaaaaaaactgtggtgGGGGGttatagattattattattatatataatgtttgCAGTACTGTGTGGAGAAACCAGTCAAACCAGTAAAACCAAAACCAGTTGTTGACCAGAGGTCAACAGTTATTTTCTCCAATCTTccactttttaattattactttttacaCTAATACTAATTTCAGCGTTACTGTATTTAGTTtcactactgtgtgtgtgtgtgtgtgtgtgtgtgtgttttacacagtactgtatgtttatgtgtgtgttagtgtgacgtcagcaggtttgttttattttatattaaacccggGCAACTGGTGAGCATTTCAGTGGGAAGCCCGTCAGATGGTGTTCACAACTTCAGGCTGGATGCGAGCGTCTGTTCGGGATCCGCAGCTCCACTGTGGGAGTTATTTTCAGGACGTTGCAGAGCAGGTCGCCCATAACGGAGCCCATTAGACCAGCAGCAGGGGGTTCCACCTCCCTTCTCCTCAGACAAGCTCAGCAAACTTTACAAATCCTCCATTCCCTACTCCATCCTGCCCAAACAACAGGACTTTCTGTCCGGGTCAGTTTATGAGCGGGTGAGTTTGTAAGCGGGTGGGTTAGTTAATGAGCGGGTGAGTTAGTTATAAGCAGGTGAGTTTGTGTGCGGGTGAGTTTGTTAAGAAGCAGGTGAGTTAGTTATGAGCAGGTGAGTTTATAAGCGGGTGAGTTTGTTATAAGCGGGTGAGTTTGTGACCGGGTGAGTTTGTGAGCGGGTGAGTTAGTTATAAGCAGGTGAGTTTGTGAGCGGGTGAGTTAGTTATAAGCGGGTGAGTTTGTGAGCGGGTGAGTTTGTGAGCGAGTGAGTTAGTTATAAGCAGGTGAGTTTGTGAGCGGGTGAGTTAGTTATAAGCGGGTGAGTTTGTGAGCGGGTGAGTTTGTGAGCGAGTGAGTTAGTTATAAGCAGGTGAGTTTGTGAGCGGGTGAGTTAGTTATAAGCAGGTGAGTTTATGAGCGGGTGAGTTAGTTTTGAACAGGTGAGTTTGTGACCGGGTGAGTTTTGTAAGTGGGTGAGTTTGATGAGTGATTTCAGTTACTGCTTACTGAAGCTGAAGAGTCCTGATTACATGTTGATGTGTTCTATAAAAATGTCCTGACTCGGTGGGATCTCCTCACATCTGCTCAGCAGATATTCCGAGCGGCGAAGATCTGACGACCCGCATCTcccactgcgcatgcgcgcggCCGCCGAGACGGACGTAAAACGTCGCCGAGTAAATAAAGGCGAGTGGGGATGTGATTCGTGCAAACAGCGTCCCGCTGCGGGCCGCGTTCTGATTTCTGCTGATTCCGTCATATCGTCCaaaaattacagtaaatacataaaaacgAAACGCCGCGCCGCGTACAAAAAGTAGTAAAACTCGAATCAGTTCAATTAAACTTCGTTCATCGTCCAGAGAGGATCTGCTTTGTTATTAGTAGCGATATTCATATTCGCATGATTATCGGCATTAATAACTACTTTGagatcataataaataaagaaacaaatagagacatgaacataaaaataaaactttattctGCGTCGGAACTGACGAGAAGCGGAATTTTCTCTCCCCGGTGCAGGAGCCGAGTGGCGAAAATTCGTTCAATTCGATTTTCTTTCGATGCTTTCCGGACTTAATCTGTGTTTTATGGCGGATTTGAAAGCGGAAATAAATCTTTATCGTGACGCGGAGAGACCTGAACTCGTCCCGTCTTCCTTCTCGCTCCGGGCGCCATTAAAAATTTACAGTTCGCCACAATGGCGTGTCATCCACTGTTACTCACATCTCTCCCCCAAAAAACCTTTTACGAATTATTGTGAATTATTGTCTGGCGCCTTTTCGGTTTCGGCTGCTTTCGTCGTTTCGTTTTTTTTGCGAATTCAAAGTAGAATAAATTGTGACAAGAAGCATCGTGGACAAGATCCAATGTATTTCATCAATAAgcgtttttattattaataataatattcatacgtcaatacagtaataaataattcaaGGGCGTATTGAAATACTGTAGCCTACTGcacagaaatatttaaatacaggCCTCTACTGCAGTCGGGCGTCATCATATAAATAATCGATGTGCAAATTccagtaaaaatataaaacaggaGCGAAATAAAAACACGACAATATCGAACGTTTCCACGTACGTCCTGCCCGCCGTAGTGCCAGCCACGCCCGCACACGGACGcgggccaatcagagcgcgTATGTCAATTGCGCGGCCAATCGGAGGCGCGGCCAATCGACCAATCGGCCGAAAGGCGAATaacgaagagagagagacagggacagagagagagagagagagagagcgggaatAATGAAGGGACGCTGTCTCCGGGTCACTTCAGTCCGTGCTGCGTCTCCTTGTGTCGCCGCAGGTCCACCTTGCGCTGGAAGCCCTTCCCGCACAGGTCGCAGCCGAACGGCTTGAAGCCGGTGTGCTTGCGGCTGTGGGTGATGAGGTTGGAGCTCTGGCTGAACGCCTTGCCGCACACCTGACACTTGTGCGGCTTCTCGCCTgcgggggggacgggggacgagGCGCGTCAGCGTGGAAAGCGGCGCCCACGGGTGGGTGTGggtgtcatgtgtgtgtgttttttttttttttttttggtcggtaCGCACCCGTGTGGATGAACGTGTGCTTCTTCATGTCGGACTTCTGGTGGAAGCGCTTGCCGCAGTACTGGCAGGGGTAGGGCCGCGTGTCGGAGTGGATCAGGAGGTGCGTGGACAGCGTGGACGACCTCTTAAAGCTCTTCCCGCAGATCTTGCAGTCGAAGCTGCGTTCCTGCGCGGATTTGTTCCGTCGTGGAATTAGTCGTGTTATTTCGTTAgtgttttgttggtgtgtgtgtgtgtgtgtgtgtgtgtgtgtgtgtgtgtgtacctgagaGTGCACCGCTTTGTGCTGCTCCAGACTCACTGCGTGCCCGAACGTCTTGCCGCACAGCTCACAGGCGAAGGGCCTGGTCCCGCTGTGGGACCTCCGGACGTGGACCTCCAGCCCGTGGGGGGTGGAGAAGACCTGCAGGAGGCCAATAAACCTTTATTTAAATGTCCCCTTACAAACAGAACCGAACTCGGAGCTCCAGGTGAGGATGGAGGATGGATCCACCACTGgatcatttacagtatttaccagacgtccttatccagagggactttcagtcagtagttacagggacagccccccccctggagacactcagggttaagtgtcttgctcagggacacgatggtagtaagtggggtttgaacctgggtcttctggttcataggcggtggggttacccgctaggctactaccacccaaccacaacgaattattattattttcatttttttcttttgttacttttattaatcccgaaggaaattgcttctctgtatttaaccgtcacccctggggagcagtgggcaccatgacaggcgcccggggaccagcgtgtggggacagtgcaccttggcggatcgggattcgaacccgcaaccttctgattacggggccgattccagAAAGCGGAAATCGtggacgggtgtgtgtgtgagtgtgtgtgtgtgtgtgggggggggggggggtcaccttGCTGCACTTGACGCACTTGAAGGCCCCGCCCAGCACCAGGCGCGCGCACAGCATCTCGGACCCGGGCTTGGTCTCGGCGGCGCGCTCCGCGCCGCGCTCGGCGTAGAACCCGAGGCCGGAGTCCAGCGGGTGGTGCGAGTAGCTCCGCTGCACCAGGTGGCGGAGGTCCGAGCCGGAGTAGCCGCTCCACGCGTAGGGCCGGAAGGGCGCGGAGAACGGGTGCGCGTCGTCCGCCGAGGGCGAGAAGGATTTATCCGAGTCTGGAACGACGGGCCGTGTTAAATACATGCGTTCATAACGCGTTAAATACAAGCTTGTAACGCGTTATAACGAAGGCGGCGCTCACCCGGGGACGCGGACGGGGACGGCGGCCGCCAGTAGTCCGGGCAGCTCAGCGGCGACGCGGCGGGCCGCCCTGCCGGCTCCGCCAGCCGGGAGTCCGGGGAGAGTCCGCCGCAGCATCCGGCCTCCGGGAGTTTGGTGTCTGGGGACGAAACGcactttttaatgcata is part of the Denticeps clupeoides chromosome 19, fDenClu1.1, whole genome shotgun sequence genome and harbors:
- the gfi1ab gene encoding growth factor independent 1A transcription repressor b, which encodes MPRSFLVKSKKAHSYHQPRSCDEERSRLDSILAQICADTKLPEAGCCGGLSPDSRLAEPAGRPAASPLSCPDYWRPPSPSASPDSDKSFSPSADDAHPFSAPFRPYAWSGYSGSDLRHLVQRSYSHHPLDSGLGFYAERGAERAAETKPGSEMLCARLVLGGAFKCVKCSKVFSTPHGLEVHVRRSHSGTRPFACELCGKTFGHAVSLEQHKAVHSQERSFDCKICGKSFKRSSTLSTHLLIHSDTRPYPCQYCGKRFHQKSDMKKHTFIHTGEKPHKCQVCGKAFSQSSNLITHSRKHTGFKPFGCDLCGKGFQRKVDLRRHKETQHGLK